The Megasphaera stantonii genome includes a window with the following:
- a CDS encoding hemolysin family protein produces MIYCICVLCSAVCVTGKFAFAQLRREYIEELVEDGDESAKPLLKLYDNPTLFLGTAQLGMALFGLVGGATIYFALYNGYGQFVQYAGEAWIVWAAYAVVCVVLCGISWVFGELIPKSIGLQRAERSLKTIRPLIQPWSRLLYPLISLGNWLGKAILRGRDLEVTNEIDMAHSEDEIRMLVTASHKEGKIDQVESELIGNVFDFADRLAREIMIPRQNIVCLYLEDTMSQHIATIRQSRHTRYPLCEEDKDHILGLIHIKDLMDLYMHKQTNLRQIKRPILMVPEIMPASKLLQLMRARRTYLAMVVDEYGSTVGLIGLEDILEELVGNIKNEHSMEKEEIQPLANGAYEFAGTVLLEDVEELLHIPVEEDVDTDTIGGYVFNVLGHTPVVKEEAIIGTYRFVVLEMQRFRIARLKAVPIPPEELPPPEGEGDHDKE; encoded by the coding sequence CCCTGCTCAAGCTGTACGATAACCCGACCTTGTTTTTAGGGACGGCCCAGCTGGGCATGGCCCTCTTCGGCCTCGTCGGCGGCGCGACGATCTATTTCGCCTTGTATAACGGATACGGCCAGTTTGTGCAGTACGCCGGCGAAGCGTGGATTGTCTGGGCGGCCTACGCCGTTGTCTGCGTCGTCCTGTGCGGCATCTCCTGGGTGTTTGGCGAGCTCATTCCTAAATCCATCGGCCTGCAGCGGGCAGAACGGAGCCTGAAAACGATCCGGCCGCTGATACAGCCGTGGAGCCGGCTGCTTTACCCGCTCATCAGCCTGGGCAACTGGCTGGGCAAGGCCATTCTCCGCGGCCGCGACCTCGAGGTGACTAATGAAATCGACATGGCTCACTCGGAAGATGAAATCCGCATGCTCGTCACGGCCAGCCACAAGGAAGGGAAGATCGACCAGGTAGAAAGCGAGCTCATCGGCAACGTCTTTGATTTTGCCGACCGGCTGGCCCGGGAAATCATGATTCCCCGGCAGAATATCGTCTGCCTGTACCTGGAAGATACGATGAGCCAGCACATCGCGACGATACGCCAGTCCCGCCATACGCGGTACCCCTTGTGCGAAGAAGACAAGGACCATATTTTAGGGCTGATACACATCAAGGATTTGATGGATTTGTACATGCACAAGCAGACCAACCTCCGCCAAATCAAGCGGCCTATCCTGATGGTTCCGGAAATCATGCCGGCGTCCAAGCTCCTGCAGCTCATGCGGGCCCGGCGGACCTATCTGGCTATGGTTGTCGACGAGTACGGCAGTACCGTCGGCCTCATCGGGCTGGAAGATATTCTGGAAGAGCTGGTCGGCAACATTAAAAACGAGCACAGCATGGAAAAAGAAGAAATCCAGCCTCTGGCCAACGGCGCCTATGAGTTTGCCGGCACCGTATTGCTGGAGGACGTGGAAGAGCTGCTCCACATACCTGTCGAAGAGGACGTCGACACGGATACTATCGGCGGCTATGTGTTCAACGTGCTGGGCCATACGCCTGTCGTCAAGGAAGAGGCCATTATCGGGACCTATCGCTTTGTCGTATTGGAAATGCAGCGGTTCCGCATTGCCCGCCTCAAGGCCGTGCCCATACCGCCGGAAGAATTGCCGCCGCCAGAGGGGGAAGGGGACCATGACAAGGAGTAA
- the recO gene encoding DNA repair protein RecO, with product MTRSNHIFRPVRPYDGLILQVQKRGKQRILSVFTRQEGVLRLFVSERSRGRSGSGAFMPLGEITFDAAEQGDILSLREYECRGNEAMMNLTWDHYVYSQIFVEMVLHLIPYRQVDGGVYGLLLRYSRLLAAKDPRVLTIIAGWQLAGLAGFYPDVDTVRVFSSPYGQEGYYFGDEGLADMREEKLTPEIRQLWKRLLQYRWEREETLRFSAKGLAALERLLYSYVEQCSEKKLQSLVLLARP from the coding sequence ATGACAAGGAGTAACCATATATTCCGCCCGGTCCGGCCGTACGACGGACTAATCCTTCAAGTTCAGAAGCGGGGAAAGCAGCGGATCTTGTCTGTCTTTACCCGGCAGGAAGGGGTGCTGCGGCTGTTTGTATCCGAGCGGAGCCGCGGCCGCAGCGGCTCCGGGGCTTTTATGCCTTTGGGGGAGATTACCTTTGATGCGGCCGAGCAAGGCGATATCCTATCCCTGCGGGAATACGAATGCCGGGGAAACGAGGCCATGATGAACCTGACGTGGGATCACTACGTGTATTCGCAGATCTTCGTCGAAATGGTCCTGCACCTCATACCGTACCGGCAGGTCGACGGCGGCGTGTACGGCCTGCTCCTGCGCTACAGCCGCCTGTTGGCGGCCAAGGATCCGCGGGTCCTGACGATTATCGCCGGCTGGCAGCTGGCCGGACTGGCTGGGTTTTATCCCGACGTCGATACGGTGCGCGTGTTTTCGTCTCCCTATGGTCAGGAGGGCTATTACTTCGGCGACGAAGGACTGGCGGACATGCGGGAAGAGAAGCTGACGCCGGAGATCCGGCAGCTTTGGAAGCGCCTGCTGCAATACCGCTGGGAGCGGGAGGAGACGCTGCGCTTCAGCGCGAAGGGCTTAGCGGCACTGGAACGGTTGCTGTACAGCTACGTCGAGCAATGCAGTGAAAAAAAGCTGCAATCGTTAGTATTGCTGGCGCGTCCGTAA